In the Flagellimonas sp. HMM57 genome, one interval contains:
- a CDS encoding MFS transporter, whose translation MALWKIDNLGRKPLLIYGVIGITISLIVVGLLFFLQVENTYLLMTFILLFIACFAFSYGPVLWVLMAEIYPLKVRGKALSMATMAIWLGATFIGQMTPWFLENFKAYGTFWFFAICMIPAIYIIIKVLPETKGKTLEEIENYWLSKKK comes from the coding sequence ATGGCCTTATGGAAAATAGATAATTTGGGTAGAAAACCTTTGCTCATATATGGAGTTATTGGGATTACAATTTCCCTTATAGTAGTCGGACTTTTATTCTTCCTGCAAGTGGAAAACACCTATTTGCTCATGACCTTTATTCTCTTGTTCATTGCTTGTTTTGCTTTCTCCTATGGTCCGGTTTTATGGGTGTTAATGGCAGAAATTTATCCTTTAAAAGTTAGAGGAAAGGCATTGTCAATGGCAACGATGGCTATTTGGTTGGGGGCCACTTTTATAGGACAGATGACACCTTGGTTTTTAGAGAATTTTAAAGCATATGGTACTTTTTGGTTTTTTGCGATATGCATGATTCCTGCAATTTATATCATCATAAAAGTATTACCTGAAACCAAAGGAAAGACCTTGGAAGAAATCGAGAATTATTGGTTGTCCAAGAAGAAGTAA
- a CDS encoding ABC transporter permease: protein MLNYNDLKTVVRLFLKHKFVFSLCIIGLSTGFAVFIIVFMHYRFENSYDGMHANAKNIYRMHSIYGTDNGYTSTYATTDNGYGPTLKEELPEVLDYVRILTYQSERIVSYAKDDESVLKYREPNVFIVDSTFFSFFDYPLKVGAINEVLNRPNTMVISESAAKKYFGSGNPLGKVLTMSTSGSPFECEITGIFYDIPDNSNLQFDFLISMETQKQIWKELDNSWNYAISYTYLHLAENIDVEKMEDRIMEVFFKRSGVVAQGDLNYDMELVHFPEIHLNEPLQWEHEKKGSRAETKYLLIIALFIIIISWLNYINISTSLATKRNATTRIKTILGAGKIQVIFHFIVEAFFVNLISICFSILLILLATPLINTYFDNGGMGFIFSTGLISLVLVGILVIGTFVSGLVATVFFFVNNPDFLLKPDAKSSGSRFKRAMVVFQFITVVVLLIGTIMVYKQVQFMRSQEIGVDLSQTMVIKPPIGSDSSPKGLYRFRESLSENASIINVTASSDIPGQFMDMGYMVDRTDIDTPIHEITDGGYIDYDYVETLDLEMAAGVDFDETSDPWRKILINEEMAKLLNFESPDDAVGKHIQLPELYRKEAVTIIGVLKNYRQQSPTHNFKPVFFYCTKSDWGRYNYFIVRYTGKTDEVVSYLNDKWIRSFPTSSFDYYFLDGHYEEQYNGNVRFGNLFSALCILAILIAILGLLGLSIQAAQQRIKEIGIRKVNGAKIWEVLVLLNKDFIKWVVIAFFIGSALAFFFIQNWLENFAVQTRISWWVFALAGIITFIISSATVSWQSWKSARINPVLALRNE, encoded by the coding sequence ATGTTGAATTATAATGATTTAAAAACAGTAGTCCGTCTTTTTTTGAAACACAAGTTTGTCTTTTCCTTATGCATCATAGGGCTAAGTACTGGTTTTGCAGTGTTTATAATCGTTTTCATGCATTATCGATTTGAAAATAGTTATGACGGTATGCATGCGAATGCCAAAAATATATACCGTATGCACTCAATTTACGGGACTGATAATGGATATACCAGTACCTATGCAACTACGGATAACGGATACGGCCCTACATTGAAAGAGGAATTACCAGAAGTTCTTGATTATGTGAGGATACTTACCTATCAGTCAGAAAGAATTGTAAGTTATGCCAAGGATGATGAATCAGTTTTAAAATATCGTGAGCCCAATGTTTTTATAGTCGATTCTACCTTTTTTTCATTTTTTGATTATCCACTAAAAGTGGGCGCTATCAACGAAGTATTGAATCGCCCCAACACAATGGTCATTTCTGAAAGTGCTGCCAAAAAGTATTTCGGGAGTGGAAACCCGTTGGGAAAAGTCTTAACGATGTCAACCAGTGGTAGTCCATTTGAGTGCGAGATTACCGGTATTTTTTATGATATCCCTGATAATTCCAATCTTCAATTCGATTTTTTGATTTCTATGGAGACTCAAAAACAGATATGGAAGGAATTGGATAATTCATGGAATTATGCCATTTCGTATACCTATTTACACTTAGCAGAAAACATTGATGTTGAAAAAATGGAAGACCGCATCATGGAGGTTTTCTTTAAGAGAAGCGGTGTAGTGGCCCAAGGCGACTTAAACTATGATATGGAACTGGTGCATTTTCCCGAAATTCATTTAAACGAACCTTTACAATGGGAACACGAGAAAAAGGGAAGTAGAGCAGAAACCAAATATCTGCTTATAATAGCTCTTTTTATCATAATTATCTCTTGGCTGAATTACATCAATATAAGTACTTCATTGGCTACAAAACGAAATGCGACTACACGTATAAAAACCATACTTGGTGCTGGAAAAATTCAAGTCATTTTTCATTTTATAGTTGAAGCATTTTTTGTAAACCTGATTTCAATATGTTTTTCCATACTATTAATTCTTCTGGCCACCCCGTTGATCAATACCTATTTCGACAATGGGGGTATGGGCTTCATTTTTAGCACTGGACTCATTTCATTGGTATTGGTAGGAATCTTGGTGATAGGCACTTTTGTTTCAGGGCTTGTTGCAACAGTTTTCTTTTTTGTAAACAATCCAGATTTTTTATTAAAACCTGATGCAAAAAGTTCAGGTTCAAGGTTTAAACGTGCTATGGTGGTTTTCCAATTTATAACAGTGGTTGTGTTATTGATTGGTACTATAATGGTTTATAAGCAGGTTCAATTTATGCGTTCCCAAGAAATTGGAGTTGATTTAAGTCAAACCATGGTTATCAAACCTCCGATAGGTAGTGATTCAAGTCCAAAAGGATTATATAGGTTCAGAGAATCACTCTCAGAAAATGCATCGATTATCAATGTTACGGCCAGTAGCGATATCCCGGGTCAATTTATGGATATGGGGTATATGGTCGATAGAACCGATATTGACACTCCCATTCATGAAATAACAGATGGGGGGTATATTGATTATGACTATGTTGAAACATTAGACTTAGAAATGGCAGCTGGAGTCGATTTTGATGAAACATCTGACCCTTGGCGTAAAATTTTAATCAATGAAGAAATGGCAAAGCTTTTAAATTTTGAAAGCCCCGATGACGCCGTTGGAAAGCACATTCAATTACCAGAGCTCTACCGGAAGGAGGCGGTGACCATCATTGGAGTATTAAAAAACTATAGACAACAATCCCCTACCCATAATTTTAAACCCGTATTCTTCTATTGTACCAAATCTGATTGGGGGCGTTATAATTATTTTATTGTTCGATACACAGGGAAGACCGATGAAGTTGTTTCTTATTTAAATGATAAATGGATTAGATCTTTTCCAACCAGTTCGTTTGATTACTATTTTCTTGATGGTCATTACGAAGAGCAATATAATGGAAACGTACGTTTTGGTAATCTTTTTAGTGCCCTTTGCATCTTGGCAATACTAATCGCAATTTTAGGCCTATTGGGCTTATCCATCCAAGCTGCCCAACAACGGATCAAAGAAATCGGGATTCGGAAAGTAAACGGGGCCAAAATATGGGAAGTATTGGTCTTGTTGAACAAAGACTTTATAAAATGGGTCGTTATTGCCTTCTTCATTGGTAGTGCGTTGGCTTTCTTTTTCATTCAGAATTGGCTAGAGAACTTTGCAGTACAAACAAGAATTAGTTGGTGGGTTTTCGCTTTGGCAGGAATAATCACCTTTATAATAAGTTCAGCAACGGTAAGTTGGCAGAGTTGGAAATCTGCCAGGATAAATCCTGTTCTAGCTTTACGAAACGAATAA